One Mugil cephalus isolate CIBA_MC_2020 chromosome 22, CIBA_Mcephalus_1.1, whole genome shotgun sequence genomic window carries:
- the LOC124999683 gene encoding tetraspanin-8-like, giving the protein MGKVNVCLKRSCLIVLSLIAIISLLMLGLALYSHGYFHREHEAEENAFRGLHAIYVISAVTLALTIIAVFGICKEKKWALIVFTVIMILSCLYMLVTEIMGLALQKQFISGMKQQYMELLPLANASESEYGLFHIQREFQCCGLDEGYRDWGYDIPESCVCTIESTNPCVEGPRNSTLYGKADDQPVMIYAEACLPLIIAKDVLLFQVVLSIMLIITLLWVLSVVLCIAILCQLNRKPDTPAVVYSAEAKAGNYTTLTDAADYT; this is encoded by the exons atggGGAAAGTGAACGTCTGTTTAAAACGGAGTTGCCTGATTGTGTTAAGTCTGATCGCg atcatcagTTTGTTGATGCTGGGTCTTGCTCTGTATTCCCACGGGTACTTCCACAGAGAGCATGAG GCCGAGGAAAATGCATTCAGAGGCCTACATGCCATCTATGTTATTTCTGCCGTCACTCTGGCCTTAACCATCATCGCAGTGTTCGGTATCTGCAAGGAGAAGAAATGGGCGCTGATAGTG TTTACGGTTATCATGATTCTGTCCTGCCTGTACATgcttgtgactgaaattatgggGCTAGCTCTGCAAAAACAG TTTATCAGTGGAATGAAACAGCAATACATGGAACTGTTGCCACTGGCTAATGCTAGTGAAAGTGAATACGGCCTCTTCCATATACAGAGAGAA TTTCAGTGTTGTGGTCTGGATGAAGGCTATCGGGACTGGGGCTACGACATTCCAGAATCTTGCGTATGCACCATAGAGTCCACTAATCCGTGT GTGGAGGGTCCTAGAAACAGCACCCTGTATGGCAAGGCGGATGACCAACCCGTCATGATCTACGCCGAG GCATGTCTTCCGCTGATCATAGCGAAGGATGTTCTTCTCTTCCAAGTCGTACTGAGCATAATGCTTATAATCACGTTATTGTGG GTGTTGTCGGTGGTGTTGTGTATCGCCATCTTGTGTCAGCTGAATCGGAAGCCAGACACCCCCGCAGTGGTCTACAGCGCGGAGGCAAAAGCAGGGAACTATACCACCCTCACAGATGCTGCAGACTACACCTGA